The following proteins come from a genomic window of Sinorhizobium fredii NGR234:
- a CDS encoding sugar ABC transporter substrate-binding protein: protein MKHAAIAAFLLAAGSASAEEIKVDVGLDKPVVIDTEQPLKLALFIEIGTNSAVQSTITGVEKMAAKYGFSYDVFDARFDVARQINQMETALFNGYNAWIVVPVEGSQVCDMVTKRAPAENVLVAHATGTACGRSSMEGEDLWSPGTLTYVGGNETPGAFKAIMEKAAADNPGRQKVGILTGPNLHPITVSFDKALDEIKKEYPDFEVVALHRTDYSPPDNQMKTQTMLQANPDLSIMVGAYTNMSKGAVPALEAAGKQGQVKVYEAGGTEWSVEALKSGAIQATTGFYRQTAAEAAAQAILDARAGKKVPRVILNDGHALIPGQEAGKVGLVTRDNVAQYTPESP from the coding sequence ATGAAACACGCAGCAATTGCCGCCTTCCTCTTAGCAGCCGGCTCGGCCTCGGCCGAAGAGATCAAGGTCGATGTCGGCCTGGACAAGCCCGTCGTCATCGATACCGAACAGCCGCTGAAGCTCGCACTGTTCATCGAGATCGGCACGAACAGCGCGGTGCAGTCGACCATCACCGGCGTGGAAAAAATGGCCGCGAAATACGGCTTTTCCTATGACGTCTTCGATGCCCGCTTCGACGTGGCGCGCCAGATCAACCAGATGGAGACGGCCCTTTTCAACGGCTACAACGCCTGGATCGTCGTACCCGTAGAAGGAAGCCAGGTCTGCGACATGGTGACGAAGCGGGCGCCGGCTGAAAACGTTCTGGTCGCCCATGCCACCGGAACCGCCTGCGGCCGCTCGTCGATGGAGGGCGAAGATCTCTGGTCTCCCGGAACGCTGACCTATGTCGGCGGCAACGAGACGCCCGGCGCGTTCAAGGCCATTATGGAAAAGGCGGCGGCCGACAATCCCGGTCGCCAGAAGGTTGGCATCCTGACCGGTCCCAACCTGCACCCGATCACTGTGTCCTTCGACAAGGCGCTCGACGAGATCAAGAAAGAGTATCCGGACTTCGAAGTGGTCGCCCTCCATCGCACCGACTACTCGCCGCCCGACAATCAGATGAAAACGCAAACCATGCTGCAGGCCAATCCGGACCTCAGCATCATGGTCGGCGCCTACACCAACATGTCGAAGGGCGCTGTTCCTGCACTGGAAGCCGCAGGCAAACAGGGCCAGGTGAAGGTCTACGAGGCGGGCGGTACCGAATGGTCGGTGGAAGCGCTGAAGTCGGGCGCGATCCAGGCAACGACCGGCTTTTACCGGCAGACGGCCGCCGAGGCTGCCGCTCAGGCCATCCTCGATGCGCGGGCCGGCAAGAAGGTACCCCGAGTGATCCTCAACGACGGTCATGCACTGATCCCGGGTCAGGAGGCTGGAAAAGTGGGTCTTGTCACCCGCGACAACGTCGCCCAGTACACACCGGAATCACCGTGA
- a CDS encoding VOC family protein — MAGCWSSCEGTAVELVWSNTTTRSVPLPLPDDLRRTGVKHVAFQSDNLDADLGRLADLGIRPVVGPSHSPYGLRFVFLNDPAGNRVEIMGN; from the coding sequence ATGGCAGGCTGCTGGTCCTCCTGCGAGGGGACCGCCGTTGAGCTCGTCTGGTCGAATACGACGACCCGCTCCGTTCCGCTGCCGCTTCCCGACGATCTCCGGCGAACCGGTGTGAAGCACGTCGCATTCCAGTCGGACAATCTCGATGCGGATCTGGGGCGGTTGGCGGATCTGGGCATCCGGCCGGTCGTCGGTCCATCGCATTCGCCCTACGGGCTCCGCTTCGTATTTTTGAACGACCCGGCGGGAAACCGGGTCGAGATAATGGGCAACTAA
- a CDS encoding Gfo/Idh/MocA family protein — MKAPLKFGVVGCETVSLRGLIPHLAQDDIADRVQLTALCDPISDRVEHAAHEYGVPHAFSSFDDFLERGDVDAITIASPIGLHFEQGMKALNAGKHVHFNKTMSVTT; from the coding sequence TTGAAAGCACCATTGAAGTTCGGCGTTGTTGGCTGCGAGACGGTGAGCTTGCGTGGACTGATTCCGCATCTCGCCCAGGATGACATAGCCGATCGCGTCCAGTTGACGGCCCTGTGTGATCCGATCTCTGACCGGGTAGAGCATGCGGCACACGAGTATGGCGTGCCACATGCATTCAGTTCATTTGACGACTTTCTGGAAAGAGGCGACGTCGATGCTATTACGATTGCGTCGCCTATTGGCCTCCATTTCGAACAGGGTATGAAGGCCCTGAACGCGGGCAAGCATGTTCATTTTAACAAAACAATGTCGGTCACAACCTAG
- a CDS encoding ABC transporter permease, with protein MTDSLAIAAQPIATGRRHFVDIALRYGLIIVLVVLVAVSQFLYPRFLDPQNIKNILSQNAPLGIVAVGMTLVMITRGFDLSVGASYAAGATVFASLAVAGWSLWWAGAVTLLIGLVAGLINGTIITRINVNPFVATLGTTSVFSGLALLYSNSSPFVVSDKTFAMIGRGSFLDVPISIWILAAVLVVGELVLARTVYGRSLYAIGGNDEAARLAGLPTAMLRTSTYVICGVCAALGGMIIASRLSIGQADIGTSMALDSIAVVVIGGTSLMGGEGSVWRSAIGLMIVAVLTNLLDSLAVDSNYQLVIKGTIVVAAVALDAFARSRR; from the coding sequence ATGACTGACTCTCTCGCAATCGCTGCTCAGCCCATCGCAACTGGCCGCAGGCACTTCGTCGACATCGCGCTACGTTACGGGCTGATTATCGTGCTTGTCGTCCTGGTCGCCGTCAGCCAGTTCCTGTATCCACGTTTTCTCGATCCGCAAAACATCAAGAATATTCTGAGCCAGAACGCGCCGCTCGGCATCGTAGCGGTCGGCATGACGCTCGTCATGATCACCCGTGGTTTCGATCTCTCGGTTGGCGCGAGCTACGCTGCCGGCGCGACCGTTTTTGCAAGCCTTGCAGTTGCCGGATGGTCCCTATGGTGGGCCGGCGCGGTGACGCTACTCATCGGCCTTGTGGCCGGCCTGATCAACGGGACGATCATCACGCGTATCAACGTCAATCCGTTCGTGGCAACGCTCGGCACCACCTCGGTCTTCAGCGGTCTCGCCTTGCTCTACTCGAATTCCTCGCCTTTCGTGGTCTCCGACAAGACCTTCGCCATGATCGGCCGCGGGAGTTTCCTCGACGTGCCGATCAGCATCTGGATCCTCGCTGCGGTGCTCGTCGTCGGCGAGCTCGTGCTGGCGCGTACCGTCTACGGCCGCTCCCTCTACGCGATCGGCGGCAATGACGAGGCGGCTCGCCTCGCCGGGCTTCCCACAGCGATGCTGCGTACTTCGACATATGTCATTTGCGGCGTGTGCGCCGCGCTCGGCGGCATGATCATCGCCTCGCGCCTTTCCATAGGGCAAGCGGATATCGGCACGTCGATGGCGCTCGATTCCATCGCCGTGGTGGTCATCGGCGGCACGTCACTGATGGGCGGCGAGGGATCCGTCTGGCGAAGCGCCATCGGCCTCATGATCGTTGCGGTGCTGACCAATCTTCTCGACAGTCTGGCGGTCGATTCCAACTACCAGCTCGTCATCAAGGGAACGATCGTGGTTGCCGCGGTCGCGCTCGACGCCTTCGCTCGGTCGCGCCGATGA
- a CDS encoding putative quinol monooxygenase: MTNTTDQIVLIVAFDPMPGRKEAFREHLFALVRAMSKEPHFVNTIVHDDLNHADRLVLYEIWSGTRERWLREEPQKPYRKTYEEGLPGLLADRIVQWMVPVAEWGSSLTAHIQGE; the protein is encoded by the coding sequence ATGACCAACACCACCGATCAAATCGTCCTCATCGTGGCCTTCGATCCCATGCCGGGGCGTAAGGAGGCCTTTCGCGAGCACCTGTTCGCGCTGGTGCGCGCGATGAGCAAGGAACCGCACTTCGTCAACACGATTGTGCATGACGATCTGAACCACGCCGACCGGCTCGTCCTCTACGAGATCTGGTCGGGAACCAGGGAGCGCTGGCTCCGGGAGGAGCCGCAGAAACCCTACCGCAAAACCTATGAAGAGGGCCTGCCGGGGCTGCTCGCCGACCGCATCGTGCAATGGATGGTGCCTGTGGCCGAGTGGGGCAGCAGCCTGACGGCGCATATCCAGGGAGAATGA
- a CDS encoding sugar ABC transporter substrate-binding protein, translating to MRKFKSLKSSLSIASLLAALAAPAAAEDVSIDVGTDKPIVVQKGALKRIALFIEMGTNTAVQSTVTGAQEAAALHSITVDVFDARFDIGRQVNQMQNALIGGYDAWIVAAIEGEQVCNMAASEAPKAGIPVAVVTMAICGRSINEGEAMWSPGTLTYIGGNESPNSFERVMQQAVIDHPGPQKIAVLTGQPLHPITLAFDKALKKFLAENPQVTLAATHRTDYSPEMNQQKVQTTLQATPDLDAIIGVYTNMSKGAVPALEAAGLQGKIRLYEAGGTVWSVDALKSGAIAATTGYYRGTAAETAVEMLVKAFNGEPVPRAVMNDGHALIPGQSPGQVGIVTVANVDQYVPQSP from the coding sequence ATGAGAAAATTCAAATCACTGAAGAGCTCCCTGTCAATCGCCAGCCTGCTCGCCGCACTGGCGGCTCCCGCAGCCGCAGAGGATGTCTCGATCGACGTTGGGACCGACAAGCCGATCGTCGTGCAGAAAGGCGCATTGAAGCGCATCGCGCTCTTCATCGAGATGGGAACCAACACCGCTGTCCAGTCGACGGTGACAGGCGCTCAGGAGGCCGCAGCGCTGCACAGCATCACTGTCGATGTCTTTGATGCGCGTTTCGACATCGGCCGGCAGGTGAACCAGATGCAGAATGCGCTGATCGGCGGCTATGACGCCTGGATCGTCGCGGCGATCGAGGGCGAGCAGGTGTGCAACATGGCCGCCAGCGAGGCGCCGAAGGCCGGCATTCCGGTGGCGGTGGTCACGATGGCGATCTGCGGCCGTTCGATCAACGAGGGCGAAGCGATGTGGTCGCCTGGCACACTCACCTATATCGGTGGGAACGAAAGCCCGAACTCCTTCGAGCGCGTGATGCAGCAGGCGGTGATCGACCATCCCGGACCGCAGAAGATCGCCGTGCTGACCGGTCAGCCGTTGCACCCGATCACGCTCGCCTTCGACAAGGCACTCAAGAAATTCCTTGCCGAGAACCCGCAGGTGACGCTGGCTGCCACCCATCGCACCGACTATTCGCCGGAAATGAACCAACAGAAGGTGCAGACCACTCTGCAGGCAACGCCAGATCTCGACGCTATCATCGGTGTCTACACCAATATGTCGAAGGGCGCAGTCCCGGCGCTGGAGGCGGCGGGATTACAAGGCAAGATTCGTCTCTACGAAGCAGGCGGTACGGTGTGGTCGGTCGATGCGCTGAAGTCCGGCGCCATCGCCGCCACTACCGGATACTACCGCGGCACTGCCGCCGAAACCGCCGTCGAAATGCTCGTCAAGGCCTTCAACGGCGAGCCCGTGCCACGCGCCGTCATGAACGACGGCCATGCGCTGATCCCCGGACAGTCGCCCGGCCAGGTCGGAATCGTCACGGTCGCCAATGTCGACCAGTACGTTCCTCAGTCCCCGTGA
- a CDS encoding SDR family oxidoreductase, with the protein MKVALVTGASRGLGAVMAQELASAGWAVAVNYASDTAGAESVAAKIRDGGGRAHAARFSVIDQSEITRGIEEIKNSLGPVDLIVNNATGPQPEMPLMEQSWRTYLDQLEFFVKAPLEMLQAVLPDWRERKAGRVINIGSEIAELGNPYFGNYASAKGAMLSMTRSWAKELAPEGITVNLVAPGWIPVERHAESPKERIDWYLDRTPAGHFGTPADIAHMVVFLASEKADFITGQKLAVNGGRTLL; encoded by the coding sequence ATGAAAGTTGCACTCGTGACAGGCGCGTCACGCGGTCTCGGAGCGGTGATGGCGCAGGAATTGGCCTCTGCGGGTTGGGCTGTCGCAGTCAATTACGCAAGTGACACCGCCGGAGCAGAATCGGTGGCCGCCAAGATCCGTGACGGCGGCGGAAGAGCACACGCAGCCAGGTTTAGCGTCATCGATCAGTCTGAGATCACGAGGGGCATCGAGGAAATTAAGAACTCGCTTGGCCCCGTGGATCTTATCGTCAACAACGCAACGGGACCGCAGCCGGAGATGCCGCTGATGGAGCAGTCCTGGCGCACTTATCTTGATCAGCTTGAATTTTTCGTCAAAGCGCCGCTTGAAATGCTCCAAGCAGTGCTGCCCGACTGGAGGGAACGCAAAGCCGGCCGGGTAATTAATATTGGCTCAGAGATCGCTGAGCTCGGAAATCCCTATTTTGGCAATTACGCCTCGGCTAAGGGTGCGATGCTTTCCATGACCCGCTCTTGGGCAAAGGAACTTGCGCCAGAAGGCATTACGGTGAACCTTGTTGCGCCAGGTTGGATCCCGGTCGAAAGGCACGCAGAATCACCGAAAGAGCGGATCGACTGGTATCTGGACCGTACGCCGGCCGGGCACTTCGGGACTCCCGCGGACATCGCTCACATGGTCGTCTTCCTCGCATCCGAGAAAGCTGACTTCATCACAGGGCAGAAGCTCGCGGTCAATGGCGGCCGGACACTGCTCTGA
- a CDS encoding SDR family oxidoreductase: MSKREVVIVTGASSGIGRATAVHLAEFGYDVGLTFGSNEAAGEETARRVRAAGGRAEVRQMSLGDPASIERALGGLIEAFRGVAAFVNNAGTLALASFTDISLADWRGVIDVNLTGSFLAGQLIARHMIETKTPGRIVNVSSVHEAVPLLGGAAYCTSKAGIGMLTKCMALDLAPHGIRVNAVGPGETATPMIGVAEGEDIMGRRRPETPLGRPGTPGEMAGAIAYLLAPEARFTTGTTLFVDGGLTLMAAIGNQRTIMESMRQGEVTNGNS, encoded by the coding sequence ATGAGCAAGCGTGAAGTGGTCATCGTCACCGGCGCGAGCTCCGGCATCGGCCGCGCCACCGCGGTCCATCTGGCTGAGTTCGGCTATGATGTCGGCCTGACCTTCGGGTCCAACGAGGCGGCAGGCGAGGAGACGGCACGCCGGGTGCGCGCCGCGGGAGGCCGCGCAGAAGTGCGACAGATGTCGCTTGGCGATCCCGCAAGCATAGAGCGGGCGTTGGGCGGACTGATCGAAGCCTTTCGGGGCGTTGCTGCCTTCGTCAACAATGCCGGCACCTTGGCCCTTGCGAGTTTCACCGACATCAGCCTCGCCGATTGGCGCGGCGTGATCGACGTCAACCTGACGGGCAGTTTCCTGGCCGGCCAACTCATCGCCCGCCACATGATCGAGACGAAAACGCCGGGCCGGATCGTCAACGTCTCATCGGTGCACGAGGCGGTGCCACTTCTGGGAGGGGCCGCCTACTGCACATCCAAGGCGGGCATTGGCATGCTGACCAAATGCATGGCGCTCGATCTTGCGCCGCATGGCATCCGCGTGAATGCCGTAGGTCCGGGAGAAACCGCGACCCCGATGATCGGTGTGGCCGAAGGCGAGGACATCATGGGTCGGCGCCGGCCCGAAACACCGCTCGGCCGCCCCGGCACACCGGGCGAAATGGCCGGCGCGATCGCCTATCTGCTGGCTCCGGAGGCGAGATTTACGACAGGCACAACGCTGTTCGTCGATGGGGGACTGACGCTGATGGCGGCGATCGGCAATCAGCGGACGATCATGGAATCGATGCGCCAAGGGGAGGTCACCAATGGGAATTCTTGA
- a CDS encoding SDR family NAD(P)-dependent oxidoreductase, whose translation MGILDGKTAIVTGGAGGVGSAVASLFAQEGAKVAVFDMKEDGPQGIDFYRKVDITDEGAVRAAVATVVEVLGLPDVLVNAAAIAGTGAPTHEATSEDFDRVFAINVKGTFLCTKHVIAGLLATGRPGSIVNISSTYGVVGNADIPLYHGTKAAVRLLSKCDAVTYAEKGIRSNAIILGSTRTDMTVAAMKASPEGEAYVRNLIAAHPMKRQAEPVEIARVIAFLASDLASFVTGADIPVDGGYTAQ comes from the coding sequence ATGGGAATTCTTGACGGAAAAACAGCGATAGTAACGGGAGGAGCAGGCGGCGTCGGCTCGGCCGTTGCCTCTCTCTTTGCTCAGGAGGGAGCAAAGGTCGCGGTCTTCGACATGAAGGAGGACGGTCCGCAGGGCATCGATTTCTACCGCAAAGTGGATATTACCGATGAAGGCGCCGTCCGCGCGGCCGTGGCGACTGTCGTGGAGGTGCTCGGCCTGCCCGATGTGCTCGTCAATGCGGCAGCCATAGCTGGTACCGGCGCGCCCACCCACGAGGCAACGTCGGAGGATTTTGACCGCGTCTTCGCGATCAACGTCAAGGGCACGTTCCTGTGTACCAAGCACGTCATCGCCGGACTGCTTGCGACCGGTCGCCCCGGCAGCATTGTCAATATCTCATCGACCTACGGCGTCGTCGGGAACGCGGATATTCCACTCTATCACGGCACCAAGGCGGCCGTTCGTCTTCTGTCGAAATGCGACGCCGTCACCTATGCCGAGAAGGGCATCCGGTCAAACGCAATCATCCTGGGGTCGACCCGCACGGACATGACGGTCGCGGCCATGAAGGCGAGTCCGGAGGGCGAGGCCTATGTCCGTAATCTGATCGCTGCACATCCGATGAAGCGGCAGGCCGAACCGGTCGAGATCGCAAGGGTCATCGCGTTCCTGGCGTCCGATCTCGCCTCCTTTGTCACCGGCGCAGATATCCCAGTCGATGGCGGCTACACCGCTCAGTGA
- a CDS encoding Gfo/Idh/MocA family oxidoreductase gives MTVYALHGMTGIFGPARAVTALSGVRIPERRFVERVIPTEADDNTLLLLDFGSGLFAKVYGTAAGAVKHSLDFSGTYFGTQGKIEGLKLNGEYFDYPGREIAVTAPDGGTQPGFGGNEWILPNVEGVHRTIGEQHVFADLMQLVDWVREGKRSVATAEHARHVVEIIEAAYKSAATGQRQTLQTSF, from the coding sequence ATGACAGTCTACGCCTTGCATGGCATGACCGGAATTTTTGGGCCTGCCCGCGCCGTGACAGCACTTTCGGGCGTAAGGATTCCAGAAAGACGGTTTGTCGAGCGGGTTATTCCCACTGAAGCCGACGACAATACCTTGCTGCTGCTTGATTTTGGTAGTGGCCTGTTCGCGAAGGTCTATGGGACGGCAGCTGGTGCAGTAAAACACTCACTGGATTTCAGCGGCACCTATTTCGGAACGCAGGGCAAGATCGAGGGACTTAAGCTCAACGGCGAGTATTTCGATTATCCAGGCCGTGAGATTGCAGTAACTGCACCGGATGGCGGCACACAGCCAGGCTTTGGAGGAAACGAATGGATCCTGCCGAATGTTGAGGGTGTCCACCGGACTATCGGCGAACAGCACGTATTTGCTGACCTCATGCAACTTGTTGATTGGGTTCGCGAAGGGAAACGTAGCGTGGCAACGGCCGAACACGCGCGTCACGTGGTGGAGATAATCGAGGCGGCCTATAAGTCCGCTGCCACAGGGCAACGACAGACCCTTCAAACATCATTCTGA
- a CDS encoding SDR family NAD(P)-dependent oxidoreductase, whose product MSTVGASIVYNVPVHSMMSLAGRRALVTGGSGGIGRAIVDEFLDLGAAIGVTDLVAPEVDLASGAVFCAADITDETDVQRMFDTLTTSLDGAFDILVNCAAIAGTGRPTHLASAEDFDHVFAVNVKGAFLCGGQFIARCLERDAEGVIVNVSSINGVIGSADIPLYHATKAALQLLSKCDAITYADRKIRSNCVLPGSTRTELTLRAQAESDDPDGYVRRLVQAHPIGRQALPEEIARVVAFLASDASAFVTGADVAADGGYTAQ is encoded by the coding sequence ATGAGCACCGTCGGCGCCTCCATCGTTTACAACGTGCCGGTCCATTCGATGATGTCGCTTGCCGGCAGGCGGGCGCTTGTCACCGGCGGCTCCGGCGGCATCGGTCGCGCCATCGTGGACGAGTTCCTGGACCTTGGCGCCGCGATCGGCGTGACGGATCTGGTCGCGCCGGAGGTTGATCTCGCTTCCGGAGCCGTCTTCTGCGCGGCCGACATCACCGACGAGACCGATGTGCAGCGCATGTTCGATACGCTCACCACGAGCCTCGACGGCGCGTTCGATATTCTGGTGAATTGCGCTGCGATCGCCGGGACAGGCCGACCGACACATCTCGCCTCTGCCGAGGACTTCGATCATGTCTTCGCCGTCAACGTGAAGGGCGCGTTTCTATGCGGCGGGCAGTTCATTGCCCGCTGCCTCGAACGCGATGCGGAAGGCGTCATCGTCAATGTCTCGTCGATCAACGGTGTGATCGGCAGTGCCGACATCCCGCTTTATCACGCGACCAAGGCGGCGCTGCAGCTTCTGTCGAAGTGCGATGCCATCACCTATGCGGACCGGAAAATCCGCTCGAACTGCGTGCTGCCAGGTTCGACGCGCACGGAGCTGACGCTTCGCGCGCAGGCGGAGAGCGATGATCCGGACGGTTATGTGCGCCGCCTGGTTCAGGCACATCCGATCGGCCGGCAGGCGCTGCCGGAGGAAATCGCAAGGGTCGTGGCCTTTCTCGCTTCGGATGCATCCGCCTTCGTGACGGGTGCCGATGTCGCGGCCGACGGCGGTTACACCGCTCAATAA
- a CDS encoding sugar ABC transporter ATP-binding protein, protein MSTLAAQRPPAIRLRGVRKSFGMVEALKPVTLDVEAGKIHALVGQNGAGKSTTLGILAGRIAASGGDIEIGGSRVELGDPRRARAAGVVAIYQELTIVPALSAVANVFLGQTYARRGLLAEAAMRRRFHELTARLGVTISAEAEARSLSVADQQTLEILRALEANARIILFDEPTTALAPPEREALFKVMRDLRAAGHTLIYVSHNLDEVLDISDAISVFRNGRLIETRPRPDWTKSRLVAAMLGEDMGDIYHRRPAARPLGGPPALSVLGCSLPGAIEGIGFSVRAGEVLGIGGLVGSGRSSLLRAVAGLEPQSSGSMEIGGKAVEWPRTPRAARRLGIALVPEDRKHQGLVLGLPAADNVTLPNFGAVAPFGLINNRYMTDRSAVATRAFGFDPRRLAAPVGTLSGGNQQKVLLARWAYERPKILLVDEPTRGIDVGAKSEILNSLRAFADQGLAVIIVSSELEEICALADRVVVLAEGRLVDHIDSNRAELSVHLVLNSAFGVERHHHD, encoded by the coding sequence ATGAGCACGCTTGCAGCACAAAGACCACCGGCCATACGCCTGCGCGGTGTGCGCAAGTCGTTCGGAATGGTGGAGGCACTGAAACCGGTCACGCTGGACGTTGAGGCTGGGAAAATTCACGCGCTTGTCGGCCAGAACGGCGCGGGAAAGTCGACCACGCTGGGCATTCTCGCCGGCCGCATCGCTGCGAGCGGCGGCGACATCGAGATCGGCGGCAGCAGGGTAGAACTCGGCGATCCGCGCCGGGCCCGCGCAGCCGGCGTGGTCGCCATCTACCAGGAGCTGACCATCGTTCCCGCGCTCTCCGCCGTTGCCAACGTTTTCCTTGGCCAGACCTATGCACGCCGGGGCCTATTGGCCGAGGCGGCCATGCGCCGCCGGTTCCATGAACTGACCGCCCGCCTCGGCGTGACGATATCTGCCGAGGCGGAGGCCCGCAGCCTGTCGGTCGCCGACCAGCAGACGCTCGAGATCCTGCGCGCGCTTGAGGCGAATGCACGCATCATCCTGTTCGATGAGCCTACGACCGCGCTCGCGCCGCCGGAGCGGGAGGCCCTCTTCAAGGTGATGCGGGATCTTCGTGCGGCGGGACATACGCTGATTTATGTCTCCCACAACCTCGACGAGGTGCTCGACATTTCCGACGCCATCAGCGTCTTCCGCAATGGCCGCCTCATCGAAACGCGTCCAAGACCGGATTGGACCAAATCGCGGCTCGTTGCCGCGATGCTGGGCGAGGACATGGGCGACATCTATCATCGCCGCCCCGCCGCCCGGCCGCTCGGCGGCCCGCCCGCCCTCAGCGTTCTCGGCTGTTCTCTGCCGGGCGCGATCGAAGGCATCGGGTTCAGCGTCAGGGCAGGGGAAGTGTTGGGTATCGGCGGTCTCGTTGGCTCGGGGCGCAGTAGTCTGCTGAGGGCCGTGGCCGGCCTCGAGCCGCAATCCAGCGGCTCCATGGAGATCGGCGGCAAGGCCGTTGAATGGCCACGCACGCCACGGGCGGCGCGGCGGCTCGGCATCGCCCTTGTGCCGGAGGATCGTAAGCATCAGGGGCTCGTGCTCGGTCTACCGGCCGCCGACAACGTGACGCTTCCCAATTTCGGCGCCGTCGCCCCGTTTGGGCTCATCAACAACCGGTATATGACCGATCGTTCAGCCGTCGCCACGCGCGCCTTCGGCTTCGACCCGCGCAGGTTGGCGGCGCCGGTCGGAACGCTTTCCGGCGGCAACCAGCAGAAAGTGCTGCTGGCGCGCTGGGCCTATGAACGGCCGAAGATCCTGCTTGTGGACGAACCCACGCGCGGTATCGACGTGGGTGCAAAGTCCGAGATCCTCAATTCCCTCCGCGCCTTCGCGGACCAGGGCCTCGCCGTCATCATCGTTTCCTCCGAGCTTGAAGAGATCTGCGCGCTTGCCGATCGAGTGGTCGTGCTCGCCGAAGGTCGGCTTGTCGATCACATCGATTCGAACCGCGCCGAACTCTCCGTCCATCTTGTCCTGAACAGCGCCTTCGGCGTGGAAAGGCACCATCATGACTGA
- a CDS encoding sugar ABC transporter substrate-binding protein, whose translation MSPAQISQSMAATPLSDRKTKHREERMKLRNYFAALLVSMAILPGSVRAQEVRIDVGDGITVPLKTEGPLKIAFFSEGANNSAMQASIDGATRAATELGWQIDVFDGKFDAVTQLNQLQNALTRGYDAWVLKAVEGNTMCEIATKDAPAKGIVVVISVLSICGRGANEGEALWSPGTLAYVGGAETPKAFFQVLDRMGRENPGPQKLGVITGPELNPITKNHEAALRMFEAKYPDVEVVAVARTDYSTPSALEKAAPMVQANPDITLYYTAFSNLAKGLVPVLEQAGLIDKAKIYDNGATAWAAGAIMEGAVKLSSANRLGSNAYNAVMAIDRARKGENLPRAIGDLGEPLVDGTPPTDPYLIDSANVASYQPEVE comes from the coding sequence TTGTCACCGGCGCAGATATCCCAGTCGATGGCGGCTACACCGCTCAGTGATCGAAAAACAAAACATAGGGAGGAGAGAATGAAACTGAGGAACTATTTTGCGGCCCTTCTGGTGTCGATGGCAATTTTGCCGGGCAGTGTGCGGGCGCAGGAGGTCAGGATCGATGTCGGCGACGGCATCACGGTGCCGCTCAAAACTGAAGGGCCATTGAAGATCGCCTTTTTTTCCGAAGGCGCGAACAATTCAGCAATGCAGGCCAGTATCGACGGGGCAACACGGGCGGCCACGGAGCTCGGTTGGCAGATCGACGTCTTCGACGGGAAGTTCGACGCTGTCACGCAGCTGAACCAGCTTCAGAACGCGCTGACCAGGGGCTACGACGCATGGGTTCTGAAGGCCGTCGAAGGCAATACCATGTGCGAGATCGCGACGAAGGACGCACCCGCCAAAGGGATTGTAGTCGTGATCTCCGTTCTGTCGATCTGTGGGCGAGGTGCGAACGAAGGCGAGGCGCTCTGGTCGCCGGGTACGCTCGCCTATGTCGGCGGGGCAGAAACGCCGAAGGCCTTTTTCCAGGTCCTCGATCGCATGGGGCGAGAGAATCCAGGCCCACAGAAGCTCGGTGTCATCACTGGCCCGGAACTCAACCCGATCACCAAGAACCACGAGGCAGCGCTGCGGATGTTCGAGGCCAAGTATCCCGACGTCGAAGTGGTTGCTGTCGCGCGAACCGACTACTCGACGCCCTCAGCCTTGGAGAAGGCAGCGCCGATGGTGCAGGCCAATCCGGACATCACCCTTTATTACACCGCTTTTTCCAACCTTGCGAAGGGCCTGGTCCCGGTGCTCGAGCAGGCGGGCTTAATCGATAAGGCGAAAATATACGACAACGGCGCCACCGCATGGGCCGCGGGGGCGATCATGGAAGGCGCTGTAAAGCTGTCGAGCGCCAACCGGCTAGGTTCCAACGCCTACAACGCCGTGATGGCGATCGACCGCGCCAGGAAGGGTGAGAACCTTCCGCGTGCCATCGGCGATCTCGGAGAGCCGCTGGTCGACGGCACGCCTCCAACCGATCCCTATCTGATCGATTCCGCCAACGTGGCGTCCTATCAACCGGAGGTCGAATGA